From the Theobroma cacao cultivar B97-61/B2 chromosome 2, Criollo_cocoa_genome_V2, whole genome shotgun sequence genome, one window contains:
- the LOC18609569 gene encoding ethylene-responsive transcription factor ESR1, which produces MEEAFRRLNGITHVPDPDPRDSITGNPKKCAAATTTASTVTPTTTTTTTTTTTTLTTNKRSLKENGGPGGTMRYRGVRRRPWGRYAAEIRDPQSKERRWLGTFDTAEEAACAYDCAARAMRGIKARTNFVYPATEPHSANDHFLPPFNFTKQSQPPIRDLNTTRHQFGHSSNWSSFANPHVGDFSGGSAPQRNASLNLLLLRDLLNSSSNSSPHAPPHSFVDQFPFINGTSSASSSSTTISTPSSLPGGTLLNSSTNASLRANDNMAGSFIGSTMTLPLKGNNSSHTTGVPAMSTCQAECMEFFPQEPSDSGLLQEIIQGFLPKPMSKKSDDLARISNCVQDSAVPPVSEMSFSQSLSGLKESKNEHLGFYIDYQGVPHQQFESFNGITGSQVVPYGNEVAVNHLQLGEDCMLDDIFQYPDLLGALAARVQNA; this is translated from the coding sequence ATGGAAGAAGCATTTAGGAGACTGAATGGCATCACTCATGTGCCTGATCCTGACCCGCGAGACTCCATCACGGGCAATCCAAAGAAGTGCGCCGCCGCAACCACAACCGCTTCCACCGTTACCCCCACGAcaaccaccaccaccaccaccaccaccacaaCACTAACAACAAACAAGAGGTCTCTCAAAGAAAATGGTGGCCCTGGAGGGACCATGAGGTACCGTGGTGTCCGCCGCAGGCCGTGGGGCCGTTACGCTGCTGAGATACGAGACCCACAGTCCAAGGAGAGGCGGTGGCTTGGCACTTTTGACACAGCCGAGGAGGCTGCGTGCGCCTACGACTGTGCGGCTCGAGCCATGCGTGGAATCAAGGCTCGAACCAATTTCGTTTATCCTGCGACTGAGCCGCACTCCGCCAACGACCATTTTCTTCCTCCGTTCAACTTCACCAAGCAATCACAGCCACCCATCAGGGATCTTAACACCACCCGTCATCAGTTCGGGCACTCTTCTAATTGGTCATCGTTTGCTAACCCTCATGTGGGGGACTTCTCCGGTGGGTCTGCGCCTCAAAGAAATGCTTCTCTGAATTTGCTTTTATTACGTGACCTCTTGAATTcgtcttcaaattcttctccaCACGCGCCTCCTCATTCTTTTGTAGATCAGTTTCCATTCATAAATGGAACTTcttctgcttcttcttcttctactaCTATCTCAACTCCAAGCTCTTTGCCTGGTGGTACTTTGTTGAATTCCTCAACCAACGCTTCTCTACGGGCAAACGACAACATGGCTGGTTCTTTCATAGGCTCTACTATGACTCTTCCTCTCAAAGGAAACAATTCAAGCCATACCACCGGTGTGCCTGCTATGTCAACTTGTCAAGCTGAATGTATGGAATTCTTCCCGCAGGAGCCTTCTGATTCTGGCTTGTTGCAGGAGATAATTCAAGGGTTTTTACCAAAACCCATGTCAAAGAAATCTGATGATTTAGCTAGAATCTCAAATTGCGTCCAAGATTCCGCTGTTCCACCGGTATCTGAAATGTCATTCAGTCAGTCGCTGAGCGGGTTGAAGGAGAGTAAAAACGAGCATTTAGGTTTTTATATTGATTACCAGGGGGTTCCTCATCAGCAGTTTGAGAGTTTCAATGGAATTACAGGTTCCCAAGTGGTGCCTTATGGTAATGAGGTGGCAGTGAACCATCTACAGCTGGGTGAAGACTGCATGTTGGATGATATCTTTCAGTACCCAGATTTACTGGGTGCCTTAGCAGCTAGGGTTCAAAATGCTTGA